One stretch of Microvirga lotononidis DNA includes these proteins:
- a CDS encoding S8 family serine peptidase — MKSRRRHLLIAVSCLTFVYPLEIQVEIAKSGNLTLGGASAIAREGNNGGGRGNGRGGDNGNSGGNGNAGNSGNNGNAGGNGTSGRSEAAGPAGNNGNGRGNGNGANASNGNGPGAGNANAGQGNSGARGSSSSQGTTSSPASSPSQGSSANRDTSSEQTKTTNNGKALGRTVAASSVKNQSPPAVTGGLSALFGAISNSLRPLTPPPAASAEKAKARANVTKTKSTSTTARSKQSTANAGQRTKGQAAPASTDARSTNQGWSADRKTSAAPADQSLARPLRAQHSLVAVGLTSSGLARLSAQGFRMEKQTKGSLASVVQLIPPRGMSLDQAQRKVRTADGSATVDLDHYYYTDEGPADCTGPSCEAISLVGWSVSASEQCSPAATIGMIDTGINRDHEALKGQSVEILSDLGLRGSPSQRDHGTAIAALLVGKNGSSTPGLLPDAHLLAVDAFYRDGGTADRTDVVTLVRALEALAERNVRIVNMSLSGPPNEVLKRAIASAQAKGMIIFAAAGNNGAGAEPSYPAAYPGVIAVTAIDKKLAVYARATQGDYIDIAAPGVDLWVASSDGGTVRSGTSYAVPFVTAAAAILSASRASLSARDLQSILESSTLDLGAPGRDKTYGYGLLQAENLCAPGQEKTPVAHSTIGSGADLP, encoded by the coding sequence ATGAAGTCAAGACGACGCCATCTTCTGATTGCCGTATCGTGCCTCACGTTCGTGTACCCGCTGGAGATCCAGGTCGAAATCGCCAAGAGCGGCAATCTCACCTTGGGAGGCGCCTCCGCGATCGCCAGGGAAGGCAACAATGGCGGCGGAAGGGGAAACGGTAGAGGCGGCGATAACGGGAACTCGGGCGGCAACGGCAATGCCGGGAATAGCGGCAACAATGGAAACGCAGGCGGCAACGGCACCTCAGGACGAAGCGAAGCTGCAGGCCCCGCCGGCAACAATGGCAACGGCAGAGGGAACGGCAACGGGGCCAATGCGAGCAACGGAAATGGCCCCGGCGCCGGAAACGCAAATGCGGGGCAAGGCAATTCCGGTGCTCGCGGCAGCTCGTCCAGCCAAGGCACCACCTCAAGTCCTGCGAGTTCGCCGAGCCAAGGGAGCTCCGCCAACCGGGACACTTCCTCCGAGCAAACCAAGACGACGAACAACGGAAAAGCTTTAGGACGAACGGTGGCTGCCTCGTCCGTCAAGAACCAGTCGCCACCTGCGGTCACCGGCGGACTGTCGGCCCTCTTCGGGGCGATCTCCAACAGCCTGCGCCCGCTGACGCCGCCACCGGCGGCTTCAGCCGAGAAAGCGAAGGCCCGCGCGAACGTCACGAAGACGAAATCCACATCCACAACTGCCCGGTCGAAGCAATCCACGGCGAATGCGGGGCAAAGGACCAAGGGACAGGCTGCACCCGCAAGCACGGATGCGCGTTCGACGAACCAGGGGTGGTCCGCAGATCGAAAGACATCAGCAGCGCCGGCCGATCAGTCGCTTGCCAGACCCTTGCGGGCTCAACATTCGCTTGTCGCGGTCGGCCTGACATCAAGCGGCTTGGCGCGTTTGAGCGCGCAGGGCTTCCGAATGGAGAAGCAGACGAAAGGAAGCCTTGCGAGCGTCGTTCAGCTCATCCCTCCGCGTGGAATGTCTCTTGACCAGGCCCAGCGCAAGGTCCGCACGGCCGATGGAAGCGCTACGGTCGATCTTGACCATTACTATTACACGGATGAAGGGCCGGCAGATTGCACCGGCCCGAGCTGCGAGGCGATTTCGCTCGTCGGCTGGAGCGTATCGGCTTCCGAACAATGCAGCCCCGCCGCGACGATCGGCATGATCGATACCGGGATCAATCGCGATCATGAAGCGCTGAAAGGCCAGTCGGTCGAGATCCTGTCGGACCTTGGCCTCCGTGGCAGCCCGTCTCAACGGGATCATGGCACGGCGATCGCCGCTCTTCTGGTCGGCAAAAACGGTAGCAGCACTCCTGGCCTCCTGCCCGATGCCCATCTTCTCGCTGTGGATGCGTTCTACCGGGATGGCGGAACAGCGGACCGGACCGACGTGGTTACGCTCGTCCGCGCTTTGGAAGCCTTGGCGGAGCGCAATGTGCGCATCGTCAATATGAGTCTGTCCGGACCTCCGAACGAGGTTCTGAAGCGGGCGATTGCGTCAGCTCAAGCAAAAGGCATGATCATTTTTGCCGCGGCTGGCAACAATGGCGCAGGAGCGGAGCCGTCCTATCCCGCCGCCTATCCTGGTGTGATCGCGGTAACCGCGATCGACAAGAAGCTCGCCGTCTATGCGCGCGCCACGCAGGGAGACTACATCGACATCGCGGCTCCCGGAGTGGACTTGTGGGTCGCGTCATCGGATGGCGGCACCGTCAGGAGCGGCACCTCCTATGCCGTTCCGTTCGTAACGGCAGCAGCGGCGATCCTCAGCGCATCAAGAGCGTCATTGAGCGCGCGAGATCTTCAATCGATCCTGGAGAGCAGCACCCTCGACCTCGGTGCTCCGGGCCGTGATAAAACCTATGGCTACGGACTGCTGCAGGCCGAGAACCTCTGCGCGCCCGGTCAGGAGAAGACACCCGTCGCCCACTCGACCATCGGATCGGGCGCCGACCTCCCCTGA
- a CDS encoding DUF1236 domain-containing protein — MSKKLLLAGAVLASLAPAAAFAQGGAAAGAATGAVGGAVVGGPVGAAVGGVTGAIVGGIADQQQPEFRQYVTTQSVPSYTYKEEVRVGAVLPESGVTYHEVPAQYKVKGYKYTVVNNTPVLVEPSSRKIVQVIH; from the coding sequence ATGTCGAAGAAGCTTCTTCTCGCCGGTGCCGTTCTTGCATCCCTTGCCCCCGCGGCAGCCTTTGCTCAGGGCGGCGCTGCCGCCGGTGCCGCGACCGGCGCGGTCGGCGGTGCGGTTGTCGGCGGCCCGGTCGGTGCGGCCGTTGGCGGAGTGACGGGCGCCATCGTGGGAGGCATCGCCGACCAGCAGCAGCCTGAATTCCGTCAGTACGTGACCACCCAGTCCGTTCCGTCCTATACCTACAAGGAAGAGGTGCGCGTGGGTGCGGTTCTGCCCGAGTCCGGCGTGACCTATCATGAGGTGCCGGCCCAGTACAAGGTGAAGGGTTACAAGTACACGGTCGTGAACAACACCCCTGTGCTGGTCGAGCCGAGCAGCCGCAAGATCGTGCAGGTCATTCACTAA
- a CDS encoding RNA polymerase sigma factor produces MPAAIGQELVALLPRLRRFALVLCRSQPLADDLVQGACERALANADSWSPGTKFDAWMFRILRNYWIDHLRRMRTEGMAEDLSQQTQLIGDPGEGPILSRLALTDVQRAIDNLPQEQREVLLLVCAEDLSYRETAEILGVPIGTVMSRLARARKRLMELTAAA; encoded by the coding sequence ATGCCGGCAGCCATAGGACAGGAACTGGTGGCTCTTCTGCCACGGCTGAGACGTTTTGCGCTCGTGCTTTGTCGCTCGCAACCGCTCGCGGACGATCTCGTCCAAGGAGCCTGCGAACGTGCGCTTGCCAACGCGGACAGCTGGTCGCCAGGGACCAAGTTCGATGCGTGGATGTTCCGGATTCTCCGCAATTACTGGATCGATCATCTCAGGCGGATGAGAACCGAAGGCATGGCGGAAGATTTATCGCAGCAAACACAACTTATCGGCGATCCGGGCGAAGGGCCGATCCTGAGCAGGCTGGCTCTGACCGATGTTCAGCGTGCCATCGACAACCTGCCTCAAGAGCAACGGGAGGTGCTTCTCCTCGTCTGCGCCGAGGATCTGAGCTATCGGGAGACCGCCGAAATTCTTGGAGTTCCCATCGGGACCGTGATGAGCCGTTTGGCACGGGCGCGCAAGCGGCTGATGGAATTGACGGCGGCCGCCTAG
- a CDS encoding anti-sigma factor family protein, protein MSQLHLSDEILMAFADGELDGPTTTAIAKTMAEDPAVAKRITDFQQSRRLTRSVFSAGSMLDVPPQLRASVSAQIETYEAARRASSDSHVESARRGWFHRKSSFVQMALAASIAAVALSLGYFAGSREGAGAGGLMAQLETPAVHRTLSTIASGQDVELPFGRLRVISTYRLADGSLCREFRLQAAKEATNAVACRRNDWNTTFAVAIAVTEAEYAPSDGDDLMTTYLRNISAGEALMGDAEARALAEPGR, encoded by the coding sequence ATGTCCCAGCTACACCTCAGCGATGAAATCCTGATGGCGTTCGCCGATGGTGAACTCGACGGACCCACGACGACGGCCATTGCCAAGACGATGGCCGAGGATCCCGCTGTGGCCAAGCGCATCACGGATTTCCAGCAAAGCCGCCGTCTGACGCGTTCCGTCTTCTCCGCTGGTTCCATGCTCGACGTCCCGCCGCAGCTGCGCGCTTCGGTGTCGGCTCAGATCGAGACCTATGAGGCGGCTCGTCGGGCAAGTTCCGATTCGCATGTCGAGTCAGCGAGAAGAGGCTGGTTTCACCGGAAGTCTTCCTTTGTCCAAATGGCTCTGGCGGCATCGATTGCAGCCGTTGCGCTCTCCCTGGGGTATTTCGCAGGATCTCGAGAGGGAGCCGGGGCAGGCGGCCTCATGGCTCAGCTTGAAACCCCGGCTGTTCACCGCACGCTAAGCACGATCGCCTCGGGGCAGGACGTGGAACTGCCGTTCGGTCGCCTGCGGGTGATCTCAACCTATCGGTTGGCAGATGGCTCCTTGTGCCGGGAATTCCGGCTGCAAGCGGCCAAGGAGGCGACGAATGCCGTCGCCTGCCGCAGGAATGACTGGAATACGACTTTCGCCGTCGCAATCGCAGTAACGGAGGCCGAATATGCTCCGAGCGACGGGGATGACCTGATGACGACTTATTTGCGAAATATCAGTGCGGGTGAAGCCTTGATGGGTGATGCAGAGGCACGGGCTCTCGCGGAGCCAGGGCGCTGA
- a CDS encoding DUF1236 domain-containing protein, protein MKAAYHLAWAFFSVGAVAAPTTAPNATDPAPESAGYTYAVPGIVRNVASEVSSRLAARPPGSAAPRAEGKISISESLSHSVELHAIPRHETYRYAMVDGHRLIVDAASRTIIYVIQ, encoded by the coding sequence ATGAAAGCCGCGTATCATCTGGCTTGGGCTTTTTTCTCCGTGGGAGCCGTTGCGGCGCCGACGACAGCTCCGAACGCGACGGATCCGGCCCCGGAATCGGCGGGTTATACCTATGCCGTTCCGGGCATCGTCCGCAATGTTGCCTCGGAAGTATCCTCGAGGCTGGCCGCGAGACCGCCTGGATCGGCGGCGCCCCGCGCCGAAGGGAAAATCTCCATTAGCGAAAGTCTCTCCCATTCCGTCGAACTGCATGCGATCCCGAGGCATGAAACCTACCGTTATGCCATGGTCGACGGCCATCGCCTCATTGTCGACGCGGCATCTCGCACGATCATCTACGTCATACAATGA
- a CDS encoding LuxR C-terminal-related transcriptional regulator, translating to MAFHSVNGACFDLYRGDRFSAVVFPVCRNHVLRLGLEGLLSETDFTVWHENIDGFACLPAVEHGLPALFMIDAGSFASGAIDLVKRLKNHAPSARIAIVADAFEPHAVLTAWDAGVQGFCLSTQGREVFIKSLELVMLGETVLPANIVLPVAGMPAHYSHHAFVDDIHHRKAAGPTLSNREVEILAYLRDGAPNKVIARKLSLSEATVKVHVKAILKKIGVCNRTQAALWATRLTLTDWTSV from the coding sequence ATGGCATTTCATAGTGTGAATGGAGCTTGCTTCGATCTCTATCGCGGCGACCGCTTCTCTGCCGTCGTTTTTCCTGTCTGCAGAAATCACGTCCTGCGCCTCGGTCTGGAAGGTCTCCTTTCCGAGACAGACTTCACTGTTTGGCATGAGAATATCGATGGCTTCGCTTGCCTGCCTGCGGTCGAACACGGGCTGCCGGCGCTCTTCATGATCGATGCGGGCAGCTTTGCGAGCGGAGCCATAGACCTCGTCAAGAGGTTGAAAAATCATGCTCCTTCGGCAAGGATCGCCATTGTGGCGGATGCATTCGAACCACATGCCGTGCTCACGGCCTGGGATGCCGGGGTTCAAGGATTCTGCCTCTCGACTCAAGGGCGAGAGGTGTTCATCAAATCTCTCGAATTGGTGATGCTGGGAGAAACGGTTCTTCCTGCAAACATTGTCCTGCCGGTTGCAGGGATGCCTGCTCACTACAGCCATCATGCATTCGTGGATGACATTCACCACAGGAAAGCCGCGGGTCCGACATTATCCAACCGAGAGGTCGAGATCCTAGCGTATCTGAGGGACGGAGCCCCCAACAAGGTCATTGCCCGCAAGCTGAGCCTCTCCGAAGCGACGGTGAAGGTTCATGTCAAAGCCATCTTGAAGAAGATCGGCGTCTGCAACCGCACCCAGGCCGCTCTCTGGGCGACGAGGCTCACACTGACAGATTGGACCTCAGTATAG
- a CDS encoding ribonuclease activity regulator RraA, whose protein sequence is MATLKPETREKLKGVSTATLCTALYKRGLRNQFIQDVRPLNPDLGNMVGEAFTLRYIPAREDLNPISVFQDRSHPQRKAVEECPPGAVMVIDSRKDARAASAGGILVSRLMKRGVAGVVTDGGFRDSPEIARLDIPAYHNRPSAPTNLTHHQALDINVPIGCGDVPVWPGDVVVGDAEGVVVIPAHLADEIAGEAVEMTAFEDFVQEEVMKGRSILGLYPPTDERTHAEFAAWRRDRGR, encoded by the coding sequence ATGGCCACGCTGAAACCGGAGACCCGCGAGAAGCTCAAGGGCGTGAGTACCGCAACGCTGTGCACCGCGCTTTACAAGCGCGGCCTGCGGAACCAGTTCATCCAGGATGTGCGCCCGCTGAACCCGGACCTCGGTAACATGGTGGGTGAGGCCTTCACGCTTCGTTACATTCCCGCCCGCGAGGACCTGAACCCGATCAGTGTATTCCAGGACCGCTCCCACCCCCAGCGCAAGGCTGTGGAGGAGTGCCCTCCGGGAGCCGTCATGGTGATCGACAGCCGCAAGGACGCCCGCGCCGCCTCGGCCGGCGGAATTCTGGTGTCTCGTCTGATGAAGCGGGGCGTCGCCGGCGTCGTTACCGATGGCGGGTTCCGGGATTCGCCTGAAATCGCGCGGCTCGACATCCCCGCCTACCACAACCGTCCTTCCGCTCCGACCAATCTCACGCACCATCAGGCGCTCGACATCAATGTTCCGATCGGTTGCGGTGACGTGCCAGTGTGGCCCGGCGACGTGGTCGTCGGCGATGCCGAAGGCGTCGTCGTTATTCCAGCTCACTTGGCGGATGAGATCGCCGGAGAGGCCGTGGAGATGACGGCGTTTGAGGATTTCGTGCAGGAAGAGGTCATGAAGGGCCGTTCCATCCTGGGGCTCTATCCACCGACGGACGAGCGGACCCACGCCGAGTTTGCGGCTTGGCGCAGGGATAGAGGCCGATAG
- a CDS encoding LuxR C-terminal-related transcriptional regulator — protein sequence MKVQVRVGVIDRHPLFRDGVTLALNSQSDIKVVAQGASVWDAIDIAQRDAPDVIVLDADVLDRSMGAVESILQHHPAIRIVILADAADEEHVYGALKRGVRGYLLKGTCGKELIQTVRVLDQGQSFISPSLAARLLMRSGPGSIVETKGSGALPPLTPREQQILAILVQGRSNKEIGNKLELSEKTIKHHLTNILQKLRVRNRVEAALLASNHLPQSVLSS from the coding sequence ATGAAAGTACAAGTTCGCGTCGGCGTTATCGACAGGCACCCGCTCTTCAGGGACGGCGTGACCCTTGCCCTGAACTCTCAATCTGACATCAAGGTCGTCGCCCAAGGCGCATCGGTCTGGGATGCCATCGACATCGCCCAACGAGACGCTCCGGACGTGATTGTTCTGGACGCCGACGTCCTGGATCGCAGCATGGGGGCCGTGGAATCGATCCTCCAGCACCACCCTGCAATTCGCATCGTCATTCTTGCCGACGCCGCGGACGAAGAGCATGTTTATGGCGCCTTGAAGCGTGGCGTACGTGGTTATCTTCTGAAGGGCACTTGCGGCAAGGAGCTGATTCAGACGGTCCGGGTCTTGGATCAGGGCCAGAGCTTCATTTCGCCCAGCCTTGCCGCAAGGCTTCTGATGAGGTCGGGTCCCGGCAGTATCGTAGAAACCAAGGGTTCAGGCGCCCTTCCCCCTCTCACGCCTCGCGAACAGCAAATCCTGGCGATCTTGGTTCAGGGACGCAGCAACAAGGAAATCGGAAACAAGCTTGAACTGAGTGAAAAGACGATCAAGCACCACCTGACCAACATCCTGCAGAAACTGCGCGTCCGCAATCGGGTGGAGGCAGCTCTTCTGGCCTCCAACCATCTTCCGCAAAGTGTTCTGTCCTCTTAA
- a CDS encoding response regulator, which yields MRPRIRVGIVDDHPLYRDGVVFALESESDIEVIGQGESAQDALHIAQEHSPDVLLLDMNMPGGGINAVSKIAQRCPTTKTLMLTVVDDEDEVRSALRKGAKGYLLKGTGSSELVNAIRSIHRGQNYVSPSFAAQLIMSRGLGESATPDTVRRFPELSDREEQILMLILQGLSNRLIGDELGLTEKTVKGYVTSIMDKLHVRNRVEAAMLASERVSGKR from the coding sequence ATGCGGCCTAGAATTCGCGTCGGAATCGTCGACGACCATCCGCTTTATAGGGACGGGGTCGTATTCGCCTTGGAGTCCGAATCCGACATCGAGGTCATCGGGCAAGGGGAAAGCGCACAGGATGCCCTTCACATCGCTCAGGAGCACTCGCCGGACGTTCTTCTTCTGGATATGAACATGCCGGGAGGAGGCATCAATGCCGTGTCGAAGATCGCGCAACGCTGCCCGACAACCAAGACCCTGATGCTGACCGTCGTCGATGACGAAGATGAAGTGCGAAGCGCCTTGAGGAAAGGCGCGAAAGGCTACCTCCTGAAAGGCACGGGAAGTTCGGAACTCGTGAACGCGATCAGGTCGATCCATCGGGGCCAGAACTACGTCTCACCAAGTTTTGCGGCGCAGCTCATCATGTCGAGAGGCCTTGGAGAAAGCGCGACTCCCGACACGGTGCGGCGGTTTCCCGAGCTCTCCGACCGCGAAGAGCAGATCCTGATGCTGATCCTTCAGGGTCTCAGCAACAGGCTGATCGGCGATGAGCTCGGGCTGACCGAGAAGACCGTCAAAGGATACGTAACATCCATTATGGATAAGCTTCACGTTCGCAATCGCGTGGAAGCGGCGATGCTGGCTTCGGAACGCGTATCCGGAAAGCGATGA
- a CDS encoding sensor histidine kinase, whose protein sequence is MGTLVSWQIEKSVAEVKAASTALFINTFIAPHLQNLSGNTLPVSSIQGLNQAMERPDFQASITAVRVWSRDGMIVHSGEPELIGKKFTPPSASRRAWAGAIAAEFDDTPGDEEIAERFSGLPLLKVFAPIWNFETGEIIAVVEFHERAERLNSELAASEWKTWLATALITLNMMGCLFVIVANGSRTIDRQRAALKERISQLSELLRQNRILQNRVERAAQNATEDNERLMRRMGYDLHDGVAQLISLALLRLDRVQGLEAERDNLRKIQKALSDALNDTRNICKGLLLPEIQTLTLRDALMFMIRQHERRTGTTISCRIADLPENTPQFVKIALCRYVQEGLNNAFKHADGQEQQVEVSWDGATVTVEVADRGPGICDESIALSEPRLGLASLKDRIESIGGALSIKSIPGNGTRIQASLPLVNAGTSDAA, encoded by the coding sequence ATGGGCACTCTCGTCTCCTGGCAGATCGAGAAGAGCGTCGCCGAGGTCAAGGCTGCATCCACGGCACTCTTCATCAACACCTTCATCGCTCCCCATCTTCAGAATCTCTCAGGGAACACCCTCCCGGTCAGCAGCATCCAGGGCCTCAACCAAGCGATGGAAAGACCTGACTTCCAGGCCAGCATCACGGCCGTCAGGGTTTGGAGCCGCGACGGCATGATCGTTCATAGCGGCGAGCCTGAACTCATCGGCAAGAAATTCACTCCGCCGTCCGCGTCCCGGAGAGCCTGGGCCGGTGCGATCGCGGCGGAATTCGACGACACGCCTGGCGACGAGGAAATCGCCGAACGATTCAGCGGACTTCCCCTCCTCAAGGTCTTTGCCCCGATCTGGAACTTCGAGACCGGCGAAATCATTGCCGTCGTCGAGTTCCACGAACGCGCGGAGCGATTGAACTCCGAACTCGCCGCATCGGAATGGAAGACCTGGCTCGCGACGGCTTTGATCACCCTGAACATGATGGGATGCCTGTTCGTCATCGTCGCCAATGGCAGCAGAACCATCGACAGGCAGCGCGCTGCATTGAAGGAACGCATTTCTCAGCTCTCGGAGCTGCTTCGACAGAATCGGATCCTGCAAAATCGGGTCGAGCGTGCGGCTCAGAATGCCACGGAAGACAACGAGCGGCTGATGCGGCGGATGGGCTATGATCTGCACGACGGGGTCGCGCAACTGATCAGCCTCGCATTGCTGCGGCTCGACCGGGTTCAGGGATTGGAAGCCGAGCGTGACAACCTCCGGAAAATCCAAAAGGCCCTTTCCGACGCGCTCAACGATACGCGCAACATCTGCAAGGGGCTTCTTCTTCCGGAGATCCAAACTCTGACGCTCAGGGATGCATTGATGTTCATGATCCGTCAGCATGAACGTCGAACGGGAACGACGATTTCCTGTCGGATCGCCGATCTCCCGGAGAATACGCCACAATTCGTCAAGATCGCCCTGTGCCGCTATGTTCAGGAGGGACTCAACAACGCCTTCAAACATGCCGATGGCCAGGAGCAGCAGGTCGAAGTGAGTTGGGACGGAGCGACCGTGACCGTCGAAGTCGCAGACAGAGGCCCGGGCATCTGCGACGAGAGCATCGCCTTGAGCGAGCCTCGTCTGGGATTGGCGAGCCTTAAGGATAGAATCGAAAGTATTGGAGGAGCTTTGAGCATCAAGAGCATTCCTGGCAACGGAACACGCATCCAAGCATCTCTGCCTTTGGTTAACGCGGGGACCTCGGATGCGGCCTAG